The Astatotilapia calliptera chromosome 17, fAstCal1.2, whole genome shotgun sequence genome has a segment encoding these proteins:
- the LOC113009247 gene encoding malonyl-CoA-acyl carrier protein transacylase, mitochondrial gives MSELSSSKVDSFGDYSLSGRAVRLISSADTSLDEEQLMLASVAVRMAASSRGKVRSLVSLSRTLSTNKPGSTAGDYPPPAEAPASPPNSEPAAAPQRRPKKDPSGCSVLLFPGQGSQFVGMGRGLLKYPNVKEMFTVAQKILGYDLLSLCLEGPEDELQKTVHCQPAVFVTSLAAVERLNQENPKAIEMCVAAAGFSVGEFAALVFSGAMNFAEALYAVKVRAETMQKASELVPSGMLSVIGRPQAQYNYACLQAKEHCKSLGMENPVCSVANYLFPDGRVIAGHQQALDFLQENSRRLKFMRTKTLPVSGAFHTELMASATEPLREVLRQVEVRRPEISVYSNVDGKRYMNESHVRRQLVKQLVSPVKWEQTLHEIYERTQGQHFPHTYEVGPGRQLGATLQKCNRKAYQTYAHVEVTAYED, from the exons ATGTCAGAGTTGAGTTCAAGCAAAGTTGACTCTTTCGGTGATTACAGTTTGTCCGGGCGGGCTGTGCGTCTTATTTCATCCGCAGACACGTCGTTGGATGAGGAACAGCTCATGTTGGCATCAGTGGCAGTCAGGATGGCAGCATCTTCCAGAGGGAAGGTCAGGTCGCTGGTCTCTCTGAGCAGGACGCTGTCCACCAACAAGCCCGGTTCCACGGCTGGAGATTACCCTCCTCCGGCTGAAGCCCCCGCTTCTCCCCCGAACAGCGAGCCAGCCGCGGCGCCTCAGCGGAGACCCAAAAAAGACCCCAGCGGCTGCTCCGTGCTCCTCTTCCCCGGTCAGGGCAGCCAGTTTGTGGGCATGGGCAGAGGACTTTTAAAATACCCCAACGTTAAAGAAATGTTCACCGTAGCCCAGAAGATCCTGGGTTACGACctgctgtctctgtgtctggaGGGCCCCGAGGACGAGCTGCAGAAAACGGTTCACTGTCAGCCGGCGGTGTTTGTCAcctccctggctgctgtggagagactCAACCAAGAAAACCCCAAA GCCATTGAGATGTGTGTCGCTGCTGCAGGTTTCAGTGTCGGAGAATTTGCTGCTCTTGTCTTTTCTGGGGCGATGAACTTTGCAGAAG CTTTGTATGCAGTGAAGGTGCGAGCGGAGACTATGCAGAAGGCCTCAGAACTGGTTCCCAGTGGGATGCTGTCAGTCATTGGTAGACCTCAGGCTCAGTATAATTATGCCTGTCTGCAGGCAAAAGAGCACTGCAAGAGTCTGGGGATGGAGAATCCTGTGTGCTCTGTGGCCAACTACCTGTTTCCAGATGGCAGGGTTATTGCAGGGCACCAGCAG GCTCTGGATTTCCTCCAGGAAAACTCTCGGCGCCTAAAGTTCATGCGGACCAAAACTCTCCCAGTCAGTGGTGCGTTCCATACTGAGCTGATGGCATCGGCTACTGAACCCCTCAGAGAGGTGCTCCGGCAGGTGGAG GTACGACGTCCTGAGATCAGCGTCTACTCCAACGTAGATGGAAAACGTTACATGAACGAGAGCCACGTGCGCAGGCAGCTTGTTAAGCAGCTGGTGTCACCAGTGAAATGGGAGCAGACCCTGCACGAGATCTACGAGAGGACGCAAGGACAGCATTTCCCACACACCTACGAGGTCGGACCCGGAAGGCAGCTGGGCGCCACGcttcagaagtgcaacaggaagGCATACCAAACGTACGCCCATGTGGAAGTCACCGCATATGAAGACTGA
- the LOC113009246 gene encoding serine/threonine-protein kinase pim-2-like has translation MKKETRKITTPADKKDSGDQDCKSRTAKRKASPEKKTPIKRRRVAEQAGPSTSSDVVKGVKRKVVQDEEGTTKKAKKAKLLDHTSGDKEQASSSLDSGKDLNNKQECTKNGKRKATGDNRESPKKKKRNVDQGKKSVADQKREFQARYVEEHQLGEGGCGAVFSGYRIEDRFPVAIKHIPKNKVYCKVADENGKMLSVEVAIMLKLAGEAEGSVGISAPVSLLEWFDFGKELILVLERPVPAVDLQKYKAENGRALPEDKAKVILKQLVDAVKELEEKHIFHRDIKGQNILIETGSDVPRVRIIDFGLSCFVKQRSLYRIFYGTPLHIPPEWYIRSCYKCGPTTVWQMGVVLYEALHARYFSTARFLTKQLSIKKRLSTECRNFLDACLAIVPEKRPTLEELQLHPWLR, from the exons atgaaaaaggaaacaagaaaaattaCCACTCCGGCCGATAAGAAAGATTCAGGAGATCAAg ATTGTAAGAGCAGGACTGCTAAAAGAAAGGCCAGTCCTGAAAAGAAGACCCCAATAAAAAGGAGGAGGGTCGCTGAGCAGGCTGGTCCTTCCACCAGCTCAGATGTGGTCAAAGGAGTGAAGCGCAAGGTTGTGCAAGATGAAGAGGGcacaacaaagaaagcaaagaaggcTAAACTTCTCGACCATACGAGCGGTGACAAGGAGCAAGCATCCTCCTCGTTGGACTCTGGTAAAG ACTTGAACAACAAACAGGAGtgcacaaaaaatggcaaaagaaaGGCCACGGGAGACAACAGAGAGTcacccaagaaaaaaaaaaggaatgtggACCAGGGcaaaaaatcagtggcagaCCAAAAAC GTGAATTCCAAGCCAGATATGTGGAGGAGCACCAGCTCGGAGAAGGAGGCTGCGGAGCAGTGTTTTCTGGCTACCGGATAGAAGATCGTTTTCCA GTTGCCATCAAACACATTCCCAAAAATAAAGTCTACTGCAAAGTGGCG GATGAAAATGGGAAGATGCTCTCGGTGGAAGTGGCCATTATGCTTAAACTTGCAGGTGAAGCAGAAGGGTCAGTGGGAATATCAGCACCTGTGTCCTTGCTGGAGTGGTTCGACTTTGGCAAAGAGCTGATCCTGGTGCTGGAGAGACCTGTCCCTGCTGTGGACCTGCAAAAATACAAAGCAGAAAATGGAAGAGCTTTACCAGAGGACAAGGCCAAG GTCATTCTGAAGCAACTAGTTGATGCTGTAAAGGAACTTGAGGAGAAACACATCTTTCATCGGGACATCAAGGGACAAAACATTCTGATTGAGACCGGCTCAGATGTGCCTCGAGTTCGCATCATTGACTTTGGACTGAGCTGCTTTGTTAAACAGCGATCTCTGTATCGCATCTTCTATG gCACTCCTCTTCACATCCCTCCCGAGTGGTACATTAGGAGCTGCTACAAGTGTGGACCCACCACGGTGTGGCAAATGGGAGTGGTGTTGTATGAAGCGCTTCATGCACGATACTTTAGTACCGCGAGGTTCCTCACAAAGCAACTGAGCATCAAAAAGCGTCTGTCCACAG aaTGCCGGAATTTCTTGGACGCATGTTTAGCTATAGTCCCGGAGAAGCGCCCAACACTGGAGGAGCTCCAGCTTCACCCCTGGCTaagataa